A part of Winslowiella toletana genomic DNA contains:
- a CDS encoding methyl-accepting chemotaxis protein, translating to MTITKRLFFIFTLLALSLCTLTAVSLYVITGFQDRFEYVQMNSIPSIKDLNKSISTSNQLRIAIYEHKGTADSGMQADIEKRISDLIGQLKSQTEYYMAHDISSDQDKAMTEDAFKNIAAVESALPDFIAASRAHDDVASLNTIKSDNGVGAAVRKTIDELNRQIQLNIDIGDELRKQNTAIYSSTFWGMLVAAVLVILLVGALAFRTIFNVRNSLNSIQRVMENVSETLDLTLQADSARQDEIGKTATAFNHLTSRVSGVLASVTSSAQSVSSASTQIAAGNEDLSARTEEQAASLEQTSASMSTLNDTVKLNAENARQASMLASSANELALSSGNSVAAMVGTMENIRSSSAKISDITGLIEGIAFQTNILALNAAVEAARAGEQGRGFAVVASEVRNLAQRSSTAAKEIKDLIITSSQLVASGSVQAADVGENMSKVQGSIRQVADIVGEMAAATAEQSQGIEQVHLAVGQMDSVTQQNAALVEEASAASQSLQEQAATLSNLVSAFKVQGDSAVTRPAATMSTAKSAPKKNLVLADSGENWSSF from the coding sequence ATGACAATCACCAAAAGACTGTTTTTTATTTTTACCTTGCTGGCACTGTCTCTCTGTACCCTGACAGCGGTTTCACTGTATGTGATTACCGGTTTTCAGGACAGATTTGAATATGTGCAGATGAATTCGATCCCGAGTATTAAAGATCTGAATAAATCCATCAGCACCAGTAATCAGCTGAGAATAGCGATTTACGAACATAAAGGGACGGCTGACAGTGGTATGCAGGCCGATATTGAAAAACGCATTAGCGATCTGATTGGTCAGTTAAAATCACAGACCGAATATTATATGGCACATGATATCTCCAGCGACCAGGATAAAGCCATGACTGAGGATGCGTTTAAAAATATCGCTGCTGTTGAGTCTGCATTACCCGACTTTATCGCTGCTTCACGCGCGCACGATGATGTTGCCAGCCTGAATACCATTAAAAGTGATAATGGTGTCGGTGCAGCGGTGCGTAAAACCATTGATGAATTAAACCGCCAGATCCAGCTGAATATTGATATTGGTGATGAGCTGCGCAAGCAGAATACCGCCATCTATTCTTCCACATTTTGGGGAATGTTAGTCGCTGCGGTACTGGTGATTTTACTGGTTGGCGCACTGGCGTTCAGAACCATCTTTAACGTGCGTAACAGCCTTAACAGTATTCAGCGCGTGATGGAAAATGTCAGTGAAACCCTTGATCTGACCCTGCAGGCAGACAGTGCGCGTCAGGATGAGATTGGTAAAACGGCGACAGCATTTAACCACCTGACCTCGCGCGTTTCCGGCGTGCTGGCGTCAGTAACCTCGTCGGCCCAGTCGGTGAGTTCAGCGTCGACGCAAATCGCGGCGGGCAACGAAGACCTTTCGGCGCGTACCGAAGAGCAGGCGGCATCACTGGAGCAGACTTCAGCCAGTATGAGCACACTAAACGACACCGTGAAACTGAATGCTGAAAACGCCAGACAGGCCAGCATGCTGGCCAGCAGCGCCAATGAGCTGGCGCTGAGCAGCGGCAACTCGGTCGCGGCGATGGTCGGCACCATGGAAAATATCAGAAGCAGTTCGGCGAAAATTTCTGATATTACCGGCCTGATTGAAGGCATTGCGTTCCAGACCAATATCCTGGCGCTGAACGCAGCCGTTGAAGCCGCTCGCGCCGGTGAGCAGGGGCGTGGCTTTGCCGTGGTGGCCAGTGAGGTGCGCAATCTGGCGCAGCGTTCATCCACTGCCGCGAAAGAGATTAAGGATCTGATTATTACCTCTTCACAACTGGTGGCCAGTGGTTCGGTACAGGCGGCGGATGTTGGCGAGAATATGTCCAAAGTGCAGGGATCGATTCGCCAGGTTGCGGATATTGTCGGCGAAATGGCGGCGGCAACGGCAGAACAGAGCCAGGGGATTGAGCAGGTACATCTGGCAGTTGGGCAGATGGATTCCGTCACCCAGCAAAACGCCGCGCTGGTTGAAGAGGCGTCTGCGGCTTCTCAATCTCTGCAGGAACAGGCGGCAACGCTGAGCAATCTGGTCAGCGCATTTAAAGTGCAGGGCGATAGCGCGGTTACCCGTCCGGCGGCGACGATGAGTACGGCGAAGTCAGCGCCAAAGAAAAATCTGGTGCTGGCTGATTCAGGTGAAAACTGGAGTTCGTTCTAA
- a CDS encoding TetR/AcrR family transcriptional regulator → MSTREPQQAVKGNQPRIRLAREDRLQQLLEVAWQLIRAEGSEALTLGRLATQAGVTKPVVYDHFGTRSGLFAVLYQQYDASQTALMDAAFARSEATLAARATVIAVSYVDCVLHQGREIQGVIAALTGTPELEKLKNEYQKLFINKCHVILAPFTNGATLPAAALWAMLGAAEALSGAAASGEITPGEAKDELFATIVAMVERSAAAE, encoded by the coding sequence ATGTCAACCCGTGAACCACAGCAGGCCGTTAAAGGCAATCAACCGCGTATTCGTTTAGCACGAGAGGATCGGCTCCAGCAGCTGCTGGAAGTTGCCTGGCAACTGATCCGCGCTGAAGGCAGCGAAGCCTTAACGCTGGGTCGGCTGGCGACGCAGGCTGGCGTGACCAAGCCGGTGGTGTATGACCATTTTGGCACCAGGTCCGGCCTGTTTGCCGTGCTTTATCAGCAATATGACGCCAGCCAGACCGCGTTAATGGATGCGGCCTTTGCCCGCAGCGAGGCCACGCTGGCTGCCAGAGCTACGGTGATCGCCGTTTCTTACGTCGACTGTGTCTTGCACCAGGGGCGTGAAATTCAGGGGGTGATTGCTGCCCTGACCGGCACGCCGGAGCTGGAAAAGCTGAAGAATGAATATCAGAAACTGTTTATCAACAAGTGCCATGTGATTCTTGCGCCTTTTACCAATGGCGCCACCCTTCCCGCGGCGGCGCTGTGGGCGATGCTCGGCGCAGCTGAAGCTCTCTCCGGGGCCGCCGCCAGCGGTGAGATAACCCCCGGGGAGGCAAAAGATGAGCTGTTTGCCACCATTGTTGCGATGGTAGAAAGAAGCGCTGCGGCTGAATGA
- a CDS encoding membrane-bound PQQ-dependent dehydrogenase, glucose/quinate/shikimate family: MINKLTSIVIAIIGIAMLYMGGRLLLIGGTPFYAIMAIGLLITAIFLFKNKKVALTIYAVLMWIVLAWMIYEVGFDKWQWIPRGDLIGVIGVWLALPWVVRPLYKAEKRSFHPFLGGTVVIIIAVVIGLMFYDPYPQKGNITTKRNATDTEVAQNDWTAYGGTTNGLRFSALKQITKDNVNNLEVAWTYHTGDVRDADKDATEYTFEATPLKVNDTVYLCTPHNEVHALNPETGELKWKYQPEKDRSYLQQHQTCRGVSYYQAPVATPSAEANAQPALQNPALCRKRIFNASTDARLIALDADSGKLCADFGNNGVVDLRANMGTIRPHALMQTAAPLVAGNLVIVGGSVMDNGYNAGNPSGVIRAYDAITGRLVWNFDPANPEKTQPIAADQNYPQDTPVAWGTLSADVKNGLVYVPFGNASPDELGIERNPDSNTEKFRDTLVALDLNTGTFKWRFQSSKHDLWDRDNPSQPSLLDIDYQGSKQPVVVLPTKTGNLFVLNRLTGQAVYPINQVDVSTEGGVKGEKFSATQPVSKLNFIPDPLSEKSMWGLTPFDQMACRIDFKSLRYDGNPWTPATEQGSIIFPGNIGVFNWGSVAIDPERQILIASPVRLAYKYNLIKRTPETADKRLFTKDGTPYWNENFEGDYAIHIQQLASSLGIPCIAPPWGRMVGVDLTTGKTEWLRRVGNTKNLKTSFLPGRFPIGFPMGMVAHGGPLVTAGDVVFHGATADNFFRAYDINSGEMLWQTELPAGGQATPSTYLGTDNQQYVVIAAGGHGSLGTTAGDAVVAFRLKK, from the coding sequence ATGATTAACAAATTAACGAGTATTGTTATAGCAATTATTGGTATTGCTATGCTCTACATGGGTGGACGACTGCTGCTGATTGGCGGTACGCCATTTTACGCCATTATGGCAATCGGTTTACTGATTACGGCTATTTTCCTGTTTAAAAACAAGAAAGTGGCTTTAACCATTTATGCAGTGCTGATGTGGATCGTGCTGGCATGGATGATCTATGAAGTCGGCTTCGATAAATGGCAATGGATCCCACGTGGCGATCTGATTGGCGTTATCGGCGTCTGGCTGGCGCTGCCATGGGTGGTACGTCCGCTGTATAAAGCAGAAAAACGGTCATTCCATCCTTTCCTCGGCGGCACCGTGGTGATTATTATTGCGGTGGTGATTGGACTGATGTTCTATGATCCCTATCCACAGAAGGGCAACATCACCACTAAACGTAACGCTACCGACACTGAAGTCGCGCAGAATGACTGGACCGCTTACGGCGGCACCACCAACGGTTTGCGTTTCTCCGCGTTAAAACAGATCACCAAAGATAATGTCAATAATCTGGAAGTGGCCTGGACTTATCACACCGGTGATGTGCGTGATGCCGATAAAGATGCGACCGAATACACCTTTGAAGCCACGCCGCTCAAGGTGAACGATACCGTCTATTTATGTACGCCGCATAATGAAGTGCACGCGTTAAATCCGGAAACCGGCGAACTGAAGTGGAAATATCAGCCGGAAAAAGATCGTTCTTATCTGCAACAACACCAGACCTGTCGTGGCGTCAGCTACTATCAGGCACCGGTTGCCACGCCATCCGCTGAAGCTAACGCTCAGCCAGCATTGCAGAACCCTGCGCTGTGCCGTAAACGTATCTTTAACGCCAGCACCGATGCCAGACTGATTGCGCTGGATGCTGACAGCGGCAAACTGTGTGCAGACTTCGGTAATAATGGTGTGGTGGATTTACGTGCCAATATGGGCACTATTCGCCCGCATGCACTGATGCAGACTGCTGCGCCGCTGGTGGCCGGTAATCTGGTTATCGTCGGCGGTTCAGTGATGGATAACGGCTATAACGCCGGTAACCCATCGGGTGTGATCCGCGCTTATGACGCTATCACCGGTCGTCTGGTATGGAATTTTGATCCGGCGAACCCGGAAAAAACCCAGCCAATTGCCGCTGACCAGAATTATCCGCAGGATACACCGGTTGCCTGGGGCACCCTGAGCGCCGATGTGAAAAATGGCCTGGTGTATGTGCCGTTTGGTAATGCTTCCCCGGATGAGCTGGGAATTGAGCGTAACCCTGACAGCAATACCGAAAAGTTCCGCGATACTCTGGTGGCGCTGGATCTGAATACCGGTACCTTTAAATGGCGCTTCCAGTCATCGAAACACGATTTGTGGGACCGTGATAATCCGTCACAGCCTTCTCTGCTGGATATTGATTATCAGGGCAGCAAACAGCCGGTGGTCGTTTTACCGACCAAAACCGGCAACCTGTTTGTGCTGAATCGTCTGACTGGTCAGGCGGTATATCCGATTAATCAGGTGGATGTGTCCACAGAAGGCGGCGTGAAGGGCGAGAAATTCTCCGCCACGCAGCCGGTGTCAAAACTGAACTTTATTCCTGATCCGCTAAGTGAAAAATCGATGTGGGGTCTGACGCCATTCGATCAGATGGCCTGTCGTATCGACTTTAAATCTTTGCGTTATGACGGCAATCCATGGACACCGGCAACCGAGCAAGGCTCGATTATCTTCCCGGGCAATATTGGCGTGTTTAACTGGGGTTCAGTGGCTATCGACCCGGAGCGTCAGATTCTGATCGCCTCGCCGGTACGTCTGGCTTACAAGTACAACCTGATTAAGCGTACGCCAGAAACCGCGGATAAGCGTCTGTTTACCAAAGATGGCACACCTTACTGGAATGAAAACTTTGAAGGCGATTATGCCATTCATATCCAGCAGCTGGCTTCCAGCCTGGGGATTCCATGTATTGCGCCACCGTGGGGCCGTATGGTGGGCGTTGATCTGACGACCGGTAAAACCGAATGGCTGCGTCGCGTCGGTAACACTAAAAACCTGAAAACCTCTTTCCTGCCGGGTCGTTTCCCGATTGGCTTCCCGATGGGGATGGTGGCGCATGGCGGACCGTTAGTGACCGCCGGTGATGTGGTATTCCATGGCGCGACAGCGGATAACTTCTTCCGCGCTTACGATATCAACAGCGGCGAAATGCTGTGGCAAACCGAGCTGCCAGCTGGTGGCCAGGCAACGCCGTCCACCTATCTCGGCACGGATAACCAGCAGTATGTGGTGATTGCGGCCGGTGGTCATGGCTCACTGGGCACCACCGCCGGTGATGCGGTAGTCGCTTTCCGCCTGAAAAAATAA
- a CDS encoding FecCD family ABC transporter permease — MAHIINLRYRRFSRQINLATLLRLLLALLAALLVMFISLMSGKVTMSPITVLRILFSAQDTSLSFIVEQLRLPRILLAAQVGAALSVSGLILQSIIRNPLASPDLLGITSGAGAAAVFWLSFFSMTFGTQFLPLAAICGGGLAALAVYGLAWKQGASPLRLVLTGVGVSALLSAVTTFLLVFSPLTTTLSAYVWLTGSVYGASWRETTSLACWLLACLPLLIVLSRQVRVQQLDDGLAIGIGVRVEWVRVGLLLVSVALAGAAIAWGGAMAFVGLIAPHIARRLEIAGFAGQAVMAALCGAMLVMLADLTGRVLFLPADLPAGIFVAALGTPFFLYLLIRQRH, encoded by the coding sequence ATGGCGCATATTATCAACCTCCGTTACCGCCGTTTTTCACGTCAGATCAATCTGGCAACTCTGCTGCGTCTGCTGCTGGCGCTGCTTGCCGCCTTACTGGTGATGTTCATTTCTCTGATGTCGGGTAAGGTGACAATGTCACCGATTACCGTATTGCGCATCCTGTTTTCTGCTCAGGACACCAGTCTGAGTTTTATTGTGGAACAGCTGCGTTTGCCGCGCATTCTGCTGGCCGCCCAGGTCGGCGCGGCGTTAAGTGTTAGCGGATTAATTCTGCAAAGTATTATTCGTAACCCGCTGGCTTCGCCGGATCTGCTGGGGATTACCAGTGGCGCCGGAGCGGCGGCGGTGTTCTGGCTCTCCTTCTTCAGTATGACATTCGGCACGCAGTTTCTGCCGCTGGCGGCAATCTGCGGCGGCGGTCTGGCGGCGCTGGCGGTCTATGGCCTGGCGTGGAAGCAGGGGGCATCGCCGTTACGGCTGGTGCTGACTGGCGTCGGCGTGTCGGCATTACTGAGCGCGGTGACCACCTTTTTACTGGTATTTAGCCCACTGACGACCACCTTATCGGCGTATGTCTGGCTGACCGGCAGCGTTTACGGCGCCAGCTGGCGTGAAACGACGTCGCTTGCCTGCTGGCTGCTGGCCTGTCTGCCGTTGCTGATAGTGCTGAGCCGTCAGGTGAGGGTGCAGCAGCTGGATGACGGGCTGGCTATCGGGATTGGTGTGCGTGTTGAGTGGGTTCGCGTCGGGCTGTTGCTGGTCAGCGTTGCGCTGGCCGGCGCGGCGATCGCGTGGGGCGGTGCAATGGCGTTTGTTGGCCTGATTGCGCCACATATCGCCAGGCGCCTGGAGATAGCAGGTTTTGCCGGTCAGGCGGTGATGGCCGCGTTGTGCGGCGCGATGCTGGTGATGCTGGCGGATCTTACCGGCAGGGTGCTGTTTTTACCCGCCGATCTGCCCGCCGGGATTTTTGTCGCCGCGCTGGGTACGCCGTTCTTTTTGTATTTACTGATCAGACAACGTCATTAA
- a CDS encoding metallophosphoesterase, with the protein MLIAQITDIHAAPDNDNLARLQRVINWIITVKPDLLVVTGDLTDNGWYEGYRAIETELQRAQCRYLVLPGNSDDKQMMRDCLQAAVHWRSDTALHFSEVVNGFPVIGIDTTIDGEARGDITRHLQWLATELNKSTQPALLFMHHHIFPCGIEPLDEVICTGATELSQLMASCNTPPLAICSGHIHRSMAAMLGGVPAYICGSVCPANPLMLDKQRVPPVTDPAALMIYDLSKGYPVSSHISV; encoded by the coding sequence ATGCTTATTGCACAAATAACCGATATTCATGCGGCACCTGATAATGACAATCTTGCGCGTTTACAGCGTGTCATAAACTGGATTATCACGGTTAAACCCGATCTTTTGGTGGTCACCGGCGATCTGACCGATAATGGCTGGTATGAAGGATATCGGGCAATTGAAACCGAGCTACAGCGCGCACAATGCCGCTATCTGGTGCTGCCGGGCAATTCTGATGATAAGCAAATGATGCGTGATTGTCTGCAAGCCGCAGTGCACTGGCGTTCAGATACCGCGCTTCACTTTAGTGAGGTCGTAAATGGTTTTCCGGTTATCGGGATTGATACCACAATCGATGGCGAAGCCCGCGGCGATATTACCCGACATCTGCAATGGCTGGCGACAGAACTGAATAAAAGCACCCAGCCCGCGCTGCTGTTTATGCATCACCATATTTTTCCCTGTGGCATCGAACCGCTTGATGAGGTTATCTGCACAGGCGCAACAGAACTTAGCCAGCTGATGGCCAGCTGCAACACGCCGCCGCTGGCCATTTGTAGCGGTCATATCCATCGCAGTATGGCCGCGATGCTCGGCGGGGTGCCCGCTTACATTTGCGGTTCTGTCTGTCCGGCCAATCCATTAATGCTGGATAAGCAACGCGTTCCACCGGTAACCGATCCTGCGGCGCTGATGATATATGATTTGAGTAAAGGCTATCCGGTGAGTAGCCATATCAGTGTGTAA
- a CDS encoding FecCD family ABC transporter permease has translation MSHGLKLLCVAGVLLLAMFISLMSGARWIPLSQVIAAFLHPDPLNVSHILVTSTRLSRTLVAVAVGASLAVAGVLMQALTRNPLASPGLFGVNAGATFAVILGSSLFSLASLNAWLWLAFSGAAIAGGLVWLTGNMGRGSLSPLRIVLAGASITALFTAFSQAMLVMDQEGLDTVLFWLAGSLSERSLQQALPLLILCLLGVMAATLLGGQVNVLNAGDEIASGLGQRTGLIRLLISLAIIVLAGSAVALAGSIGFIGLVVPHMVRKGLSIDHRWLLPGSALAGASLLLLADSLARVVILPQEVPVGVMTALFGAPFFIMLARRGRG, from the coding sequence ATGAGTCATGGTCTGAAACTGCTGTGTGTCGCTGGCGTGCTGCTGCTGGCAATGTTTATCAGCCTGATGAGCGGGGCGCGCTGGATCCCGTTATCACAGGTGATCGCCGCTTTTCTGCATCCTGACCCGTTGAATGTCAGCCATATTCTGGTGACCAGCACACGGCTGTCGCGTACCCTGGTGGCGGTAGCGGTGGGAGCCAGCCTGGCGGTAGCGGGAGTTTTGATGCAGGCGCTGACCCGCAATCCGCTGGCTTCGCCAGGCCTGTTTGGCGTCAATGCCGGCGCTACCTTTGCGGTTATTCTGGGCAGCTCGCTGTTTTCCCTTGCTTCACTGAATGCCTGGCTATGGCTTGCATTCAGTGGCGCGGCGATTGCCGGTGGGCTGGTATGGTTGACTGGCAATATGGGGCGCGGCAGCCTCAGTCCGTTACGGATTGTGCTGGCCGGAGCCTCGATTACCGCGCTATTCACTGCCTTCAGTCAGGCAATGCTGGTGATGGATCAGGAAGGGCTGGATACCGTGCTGTTCTGGCTGGCTGGCTCGTTAAGTGAACGTAGCCTGCAACAGGCGCTGCCGCTGTTGATCCTCTGTCTGCTGGGCGTAATGGCGGCGACGCTGCTTGGCGGGCAGGTAAATGTACTGAATGCGGGTGACGAGATTGCCAGTGGCCTGGGTCAGCGTACCGGGCTGATTCGTCTGCTAATAAGTCTGGCGATTATTGTGCTGGCCGGAAGTGCAGTAGCGCTGGCTGGCAGCATCGGGTTTATTGGTCTGGTGGTGCCGCATATGGTGCGCAAGGGGTTATCAATCGATCACCGCTGGTTATTGCCCGGCAGTGCGCTGGCCGGAGCGAGTTTACTGTTGCTGGCGGATAGTCTGGCGCGGGTGGTGATCCTGCCGCAGGAGGTGCCAGTGGGGGTAATGACCGCGCTGTTTGGTGCGCCTTTCTTTATTATGCTGGCGCGGCGCGGGAGGGGGTAA
- a CDS encoding ABC transporter ATP-binding protein, with amino-acid sequence MASIATHSLTLSYQRQTIIDQLDLSLPPGKVSVLIGSNGSGKSTLLKSFARLLQPQQGTVILNGSDIRQKSTATVARELAILPQMPSAPEGITVRQLVSLGRYPYQNWLQQWSAQDEEQVSHALQQTGMTSLAARPVDALSGGQRQRAWIAMTLAQDTDIVLLDEPTTFLDLAHQMEVLDLLRELNRNQQKTIVMVLHDLNLACRYADHLVAIHNRTVYAQGAPQEILTEQLVNRVFGLNCRIIADPFFATPLCIPFGR; translated from the coding sequence ATGGCGTCGATTGCGACTCATTCACTGACCCTGAGTTACCAGCGTCAGACTATTATTGACCAGCTTGATCTCAGCCTGCCGCCCGGCAAAGTATCAGTGCTGATTGGCAGCAACGGCAGTGGTAAAAGCACCTTGCTGAAATCTTTCGCCCGTCTGCTGCAACCGCAACAGGGAACGGTGATCCTGAATGGTAGCGATATCCGGCAAAAGTCGACTGCCACGGTAGCGCGTGAACTGGCGATCCTGCCGCAAATGCCCAGCGCACCGGAAGGGATAACGGTGCGCCAGCTGGTCAGCCTCGGCCGCTATCCGTATCAGAACTGGTTACAGCAGTGGTCGGCGCAGGATGAAGAGCAGGTCAGTCACGCACTGCAACAGACCGGGATGACGAGCCTTGCGGCGCGGCCGGTTGATGCGCTCTCTGGCGGCCAGCGGCAGCGGGCGTGGATCGCCATGACGCTGGCGCAGGATACCGATATTGTGTTGCTGGATGAGCCAACCACCTTTCTCGATCTGGCGCATCAGATGGAGGTGCTGGATCTGCTACGTGAACTCAATCGTAACCAGCAGAAGACCATTGTGATGGTGCTGCATGATCTGAATCTGGCCTGCCGCTATGCCGACCATCTGGTCGCTATCCATAACCGCACCGTGTATGCGCAGGGCGCACCGCAGGAGATCCTCACCGAACAACTGGTAAACAGGGTATTCGGTCTGAACTGCCGGATTATCGCCGATCCTTTTTTCGCCACGCCGCTCTGTATTCCCTTTGGACGTTAG
- a CDS encoding NAD(P)H-dependent oxidoreductase, translating into MHALIVVAHPLTASLTHAVAAQIAAGVSQSAVTHSAEIADLAAAGFDPRFGKADIAAFNRQAAFPADVIAEQQRIDAADALVLVYPVYWWSMPALMKGWIERVFSNGWAYEEADGRVVKKLGHLPVHLVAIGAADRGTWQRHGYDVAMRTQVDHGIFDYCGAPVKSSTLLLQEQVENHLQSARDLGSRLFATDHADAS; encoded by the coding sequence ATGCACGCACTTATTGTTGTTGCTCATCCACTTACCGCTTCGCTTACCCATGCTGTGGCGGCGCAGATCGCTGCAGGCGTCAGCCAGTCCGCGGTAACTCACAGCGCGGAAATTGCCGACCTTGCGGCTGCCGGTTTTGATCCCCGCTTTGGCAAGGCGGATATCGCCGCATTTAACCGGCAGGCTGCTTTTCCGGCAGATGTTATCGCCGAACAGCAACGCATTGACGCCGCGGATGCACTGGTACTGGTCTATCCGGTTTACTGGTGGTCAATGCCCGCGTTAATGAAAGGCTGGATCGAACGCGTATTTAGTAATGGCTGGGCTTATGAAGAGGCTGATGGCCGGGTGGTAAAAAAACTGGGCCATCTTCCGGTACATCTTGTGGCAATTGGTGCTGCTGACCGTGGCACCTGGCAGCGCCACGGTTACGATGTCGCGATGCGTACTCAGGTCGATCACGGTATTTTTGATTATTGTGGTGCGCCGGTAAAAAGCTCAACGCTGCTGTTACAGGAGCAGGTAGAAAACCATCTGCAAAGCGCGCGAGACCTTGGTAGCAGGCTGTTCGCGACCGATCATGCTGACGCCAGTTAA
- a CDS encoding LysR substrate-binding domain-containing protein, with amino-acid sequence MQIEPLPPLNTLIAFECVARYCSFSRAADELSLTQSAISRQIIQLEEMLGCKLFQRTQRRVILTPRGEGYAAQIRKQLAEISQATAEVMGWNGLPQVTLACTSAMGSLWLSPRLSAMRRQMPELQIRMKISDSFAELKSSEFDLAIYYLRTAPPGYQAIPLFDEVCYPMCAPGYLATQQPLADAEQLLNHTLLIQDDPQREWTGWRDWFGAQDVASFFPRLTWRANNYPFLVQAAVQGDGILLGWEGLVQDYINRGELVPAHTDKLAVDGKCYLLIPQERFTRPVIRRLVEWLQLSLKE; translated from the coding sequence ATGCAGATAGAACCACTACCGCCGTTAAACACCCTGATCGCTTTCGAGTGTGTCGCCCGCTACTGCAGCTTTTCCCGTGCGGCGGACGAGCTGAGCCTGACGCAGAGCGCCATCAGTCGCCAGATTATTCAGCTGGAAGAGATGCTGGGCTGTAAGCTTTTTCAGCGCACCCAGCGCCGGGTCATACTGACCCCACGCGGCGAAGGCTATGCGGCGCAGATCCGCAAGCAGCTGGCGGAAATTTCGCAGGCCACCGCTGAAGTGATGGGCTGGAATGGTTTACCGCAAGTGACGCTGGCCTGCACCAGCGCAATGGGATCGTTATGGCTCTCGCCGCGCTTATCCGCCATGCGGCGTCAAATGCCCGAGCTGCAAATTCGAATGAAAATCTCCGACAGCTTTGCCGAACTGAAATCCTCCGAGTTTGACCTGGCGATCTATTATCTGCGCACAGCGCCGCCCGGATACCAGGCCATTCCGCTGTTTGATGAAGTCTGTTACCCGATGTGCGCCCCCGGCTACCTTGCCACTCAGCAACCCCTTGCCGATGCTGAGCAGCTGTTAAACCATACGCTGCTGATTCAGGACGATCCGCAACGGGAATGGACCGGCTGGCGCGACTGGTTTGGCGCACAGGATGTGGCGAGCTTTTTTCCGCGCCTGACATGGCGGGCCAACAATTACCCCTTTCTGGTGCAGGCGGCAGTGCAGGGGGACGGCATTTTGCTTGGCTGGGAAGGACTGGTACAGGATTATATTAATCGCGGTGAACTGGTGCCCGCCCATACGGATAAACTGGCGGTCGACGGTAAATGTTATTTACTGATCCCGCAGGAACGATTTACCCGTCCGGTTATTCGTCGGTTGGTTGAATGGCTGCAGTTATCGCTAAAAGAGTAA
- a CDS encoding ABC transporter substrate-binding protein: MRNHERARRRLLQLAAGLFVSTLVLPGRAKSCSSPLRVITLFQGATDSAVALGVIPCAVVDSWSEKPTYRYLRPALQGVAHVGLETQPSLEDIVLLRPDVIIGSRFRHQAIAPLLQQIAPLVMLDTVFEFKQTLQITAAALNQQQMATHLLNQWQQRVAGLRQRLQQKFAAQWPPTVSVLDIREDHLRSYLPASFPGSVLSELGFSWSAGARAASGVSIKLSGKESLPVVNADIFFVFLRADKAAVQQHYHRLLQHPLWQQMRAPRQHQVWPVDGVAWSLSGGILGANLMLDDIEHQMLAGVS; this comes from the coding sequence ATGCGTAATCATGAACGCGCCAGGCGCAGGCTATTGCAGCTGGCGGCGGGTCTGTTTGTCAGCACACTGGTGCTGCCGGGACGCGCAAAATCCTGCTCTTCACCGTTACGGGTGATCACCCTGTTCCAGGGAGCAACCGACAGCGCCGTGGCGCTGGGGGTGATCCCCTGTGCGGTGGTGGACTCCTGGAGTGAAAAACCGACCTATCGCTATTTACGTCCGGCACTGCAGGGCGTGGCGCATGTCGGGCTGGAAACACAACCCAGCCTCGAAGATATCGTGCTGCTGCGCCCGGATGTGATTATCGGTTCACGCTTTCGTCATCAGGCCATCGCGCCGCTATTGCAGCAAATTGCGCCGCTGGTGATGCTGGATACGGTATTTGAATTTAAACAAACGCTGCAGATTACAGCGGCGGCGCTTAACCAGCAGCAGATGGCCACGCATCTGCTTAACCAGTGGCAGCAACGGGTGGCGGGTTTACGGCAGCGATTGCAGCAGAAATTCGCCGCTCAATGGCCGCCCACGGTGTCAGTGCTGGATATCCGTGAAGATCATCTGCGCAGCTATCTGCCCGCCAGTTTTCCCGGCTCGGTGCTGAGTGAACTGGGCTTCAGCTGGAGCGCCGGGGCACGCGCCGCCAGTGGCGTATCGATCAAACTCAGCGGTAAAGAGAGTCTGCCGGTGGTGAATGCCGATATCTTTTTTGTCTTTTTACGCGCCGATAAAGCGGCAGTGCAGCAGCATTACCACCGTCTGCTACAACATCCGCTGTGGCAGCAGATGCGTGCTCCGCGCCAGCACCAGGTGTGGCCGGTGGATGGGGTCGCCTGGAGTCTCTCCGGCGGCATTCTTGGCGCGAATCTGATGCTGGATGATATTGAACATCAGATGCTGGCGGGTGTCAGCTGA